In Mycolicibacterium mucogenicum DSM 44124, the following are encoded in one genomic region:
- a CDS encoding sigma-70 family RNA polymerase sigma factor, whose protein sequence is MSDPEAAMMRVLYDEHAGALWRYALRLTQDSARAEDVVQETLLRAWRHPDVVSDANQSPRAWLYTVARNLIIDEQRSARRRHETTSSEVVEAEDRTDPAATDEADTALDRMLLGGALSQLSVDHRAVIERAYYRQLSVAQIAAELQIAEGTVKSRLHYAVRALRLNLQEMGVTR, encoded by the coding sequence ATGAGCGATCCGGAGGCCGCCATGATGCGGGTGCTTTACGACGAGCACGCAGGCGCCCTTTGGCGCTATGCCCTGCGTCTGACACAGGACTCGGCGCGTGCCGAGGACGTGGTGCAGGAGACGTTGCTGCGGGCGTGGCGCCACCCCGATGTCGTATCCGACGCCAACCAGTCCCCGCGGGCCTGGCTCTACACCGTCGCCCGCAACCTCATCATCGATGAGCAGCGCAGCGCCCGGCGCCGGCACGAGACGACGTCGTCGGAGGTGGTGGAGGCAGAGGACCGGACGGACCCGGCCGCCACCGACGAGGCGGACACCGCACTGGATCGGATGCTGCTCGGGGGTGCCCTGAGCCAGCTCTCCGTCGACCATCGCGCCGTGATCGAGCGCGCGTACTACCGGCAGTTGAGCGTCGCGCAGATTGCGGCGGAGCTTCAGATCGCCGAGGGCACAGTGAAATCGAGACTGCATTACGCGGTCCGGGCGCTGCGCCTGAATCTGCAGGAAATGGGGGTGACTCGGTGA
- the map gene encoding type I methionyl aminopeptidase translates to MIGLPRRGRKVVPQRTPGELDAMAAAGSLVAAALKAVREAAAPGVSTLELDQIAESVIRDGGGIPSFLGYHGFPATICASVNDRVVHGIPTADEVLVSGDLVSIDCGAILDNWHGDSAVTFGVGPLIDADQKLSDATRESMEAGIAAMVPGNRLTDVSHAIERGTHAASARYDRKFGIVAGYGGHGIGQEMHMDPFLPNEGSPGRGPFLEPGSVLAIEPMLTLGTSKTVILEDEWTVVTKDGSRAAHWEHTVAVTEDGPRILTLLRD, encoded by the coding sequence ATGATTGGTCTACCCCGACGCGGCCGCAAGGTCGTCCCCCAGCGGACACCCGGCGAACTGGACGCGATGGCCGCTGCCGGTTCGCTGGTGGCGGCCGCGCTGAAAGCGGTTCGTGAAGCCGCCGCGCCCGGGGTGTCCACTCTCGAGCTCGACCAGATCGCCGAGTCCGTCATCCGCGATGGTGGCGGCATCCCGTCGTTCCTGGGCTATCACGGCTTCCCGGCGACCATCTGCGCGTCGGTCAACGACCGCGTGGTGCACGGCATTCCGACCGCCGACGAGGTGCTCGTCAGCGGTGACCTGGTCTCGATCGATTGCGGCGCCATCCTGGACAACTGGCACGGCGACTCGGCCGTGACGTTCGGTGTCGGCCCGCTGATCGACGCCGACCAGAAGCTGTCCGACGCCACCCGTGAGTCCATGGAGGCCGGCATCGCCGCCATGGTCCCCGGTAACCGGCTGACCGACGTCTCGCATGCCATCGAGCGGGGGACCCACGCGGCGTCCGCCCGCTACGACCGCAAGTTCGGCATCGTCGCAGGCTACGGCGGGCACGGCATCGGTCAAGAGATGCACATGGACCCGTTCCTGCCGAACGAGGGATCACCTGGCCGGGGCCCGTTCCTCGAGCCCGGCTCGGTGCTGGCCATCGAGCCGATGCTGACGCTGGGCACCTCGAAGACTGTCATTCTCGAAGACGAATGGACAGTCGTCACCAAGGACGGCTCGCGTGCCGCACACTGGGAACACACCGTTGCTGTCACCGAGGACGGACCCCGAATCTTGACGCTGCTTCGCGACTGA
- a CDS encoding adenylate kinase — translation MRMVLLGPPGAGKGTQAEKLAEKFGIPQISTGDLFRSNISKGTPLGVEAKKYLDAGDLVPAELTNALVDDRLDADDTAAGFILDGFPRSVEQAVALKDMLAKRNLKLDAVLEFRVSESELLTRLKSRGRADDTEEVILNRMKVYRDETAPLLDYYRDELVSVDAVGSLDEVFARALQALGS, via the coding sequence ATGAGAATGGTTCTGCTGGGACCGCCGGGAGCAGGCAAGGGCACTCAGGCCGAGAAGCTGGCCGAGAAGTTCGGCATCCCGCAGATCTCCACGGGTGATCTGTTTCGTAGCAACATCAGCAAGGGCACCCCGCTCGGTGTCGAGGCCAAGAAGTACCTCGATGCCGGCGACCTGGTCCCGGCCGAGCTGACCAACGCGCTGGTCGACGACCGTCTCGACGCCGACGACACCGCCGCCGGGTTCATCCTCGACGGCTTCCCCCGCTCGGTCGAGCAGGCCGTCGCGCTGAAGGACATGCTGGCCAAGCGCAACCTCAAGCTGGACGCGGTGCTGGAGTTCCGCGTGTCGGAGTCCGAGCTGCTGACCCGGTTGAAGAGCCGCGGCCGCGCCGACGACACCGAAGAGGTCATCCTCAACCGCATGAAGGTGTACCGGGACGAGACCGCCCCGCTGCTGGACTACTACCGGGACGAGCTCGTCTCGGTCGACGCCGTCGGCAGCCTGGACGAGGTCTTCGCCCGCGCCCTGCAGGCGCTCGGCAGCTGA
- the secY gene encoding preprotein translocase subunit SecY translates to MLSAFISSLRTADLRRKILFTLGVVVLYRAGAALPSPGVNYPNVQKCIEQVSGGDAAQVYSLINLFSGGALLHLSVLAVGVMPYITASIIVQLLVVVIPRFEQLQKEGQAGQAKMTQYTRYLAIALAVLQGTSIVAMAASGNLLQGCTLNIIQDQSIFTLVVIVLVMTAGAALVMWMGELVTERGIGNGMSLMIFAGIAARIPSEGQSILESRGGVVFASVVAATLIIIVGVVFVEQGQRRIPVQYAKRMVGRRMYGGTSTYLPLKVNQAGVIPVIFASSLIYIPHLITQLVTAGDPNASNGWWSKAVAKYLTNPADPVYIAIYFGLIIFFTYFYVSITFNPDERADEMKKFGGFIPGIRPGKPTADYLRYVLSRITLPGSIYLGLIAVLPNLFLQSGGSSAQNLPFGGTAVLIMIGVGLDTVKQIESQLMQRNYEGFLK, encoded by the coding sequence GTGCTTTCGGCTTTTATCTCGTCCCTGCGGACGGCCGATCTGCGACGCAAGATCCTCTTCACGCTGGGTGTAGTCGTCCTGTATCGGGCCGGTGCCGCATTGCCGTCCCCCGGGGTGAACTATCCGAACGTGCAGAAGTGCATCGAGCAGGTCAGCGGCGGTGACGCTGCGCAGGTCTACTCGCTGATCAACCTGTTCTCCGGCGGTGCGCTGCTGCACCTGTCGGTGCTGGCGGTCGGCGTCATGCCCTACATCACCGCGAGCATCATCGTGCAGCTGCTGGTCGTGGTCATCCCGCGCTTCGAACAGCTGCAGAAGGAAGGCCAGGCCGGTCAGGCCAAGATGACGCAGTACACGCGTTATCTCGCGATCGCGCTGGCAGTTCTGCAGGGCACCTCGATCGTCGCGATGGCCGCCAGCGGCAATCTGCTGCAGGGCTGCACCCTGAACATCATCCAGGACCAGAGCATCTTCACCCTCGTCGTGATCGTGCTGGTCATGACCGCGGGCGCCGCCCTGGTCATGTGGATGGGCGAGCTCGTCACCGAGCGCGGCATCGGCAACGGCATGTCGCTGATGATCTTCGCCGGCATCGCCGCCCGCATCCCGTCCGAAGGCCAGTCGATCCTGGAGAGCCGCGGCGGCGTCGTGTTCGCCTCCGTCGTGGCCGCGACGCTGATCATCATCGTCGGTGTCGTCTTCGTCGAGCAGGGACAGCGCCGTATCCCGGTGCAGTACGCCAAGCGCATGGTGGGCCGCCGGATGTACGGCGGTACCTCGACCTACCTGCCCCTGAAGGTCAACCAGGCCGGCGTCATCCCCGTCATCTTCGCGTCGTCGCTGATCTACATCCCGCACCTGATCACCCAGCTGGTCACCGCCGGTGATCCGAACGCGTCCAACGGCTGGTGGTCCAAGGCGGTCGCCAAGTACCTGACCAACCCGGCCGACCCGGTCTACATCGCGATCTACTTCGGTCTGATCATCTTCTTCACGTACTTCTATGTGTCCATCACGTTCAACCCCGATGAGCGGGCGGACGAGATGAAGAAGTTCGGTGGCTTCATCCCGGGCATCCGGCCGGGCAAGCCGACGGCGGACTACCTGCGGTACGTCCTGAGCCGCATCACGCTGCCGGGCTCGATTTACCTCGGTTTGATCGCGGTGTTGCCTAATCTGTTCCTGCAGAGCGGCGGCAGCAGCGCCCAGAACCTGCCATTCGGCGGTACGGCCGTGCTGATCATGATCGGCGTGGGTCTGGACACGGTGAAGCAGATCGAGAGCCAGCTGATGCAGCGCAACTACGAAGGGTTCCTCAAATGA
- a CDS encoding class I SAM-dependent methyltransferase codes for MARTDNDTWDLASSVGATATLVAAARALATNSENPIIDDPFAAPLVRAVGVEFFTKLVDGAADPDQSSAGYSPTMAQLTNGMAARTRFFDDFFRDAGKAGIRQAVILAAGLDSRAYRLVWPAGTVVYEIDQPDVIEFKSKTLSDLDAAPTTERRTVAIDLREDWPAALRAAGLDPTKPTAWIAEGLFGYLPPEAQDRLLDQISELSAPGSRMGAEGVPATPDLDEDAVRERMKAASEHWRDQGFDLDFSDLVYLGDRADVDTYLQGHGWQTTAVTSNELLVRNGLPAVEADPNGQPSMGEVNYVTAVR; via the coding sequence ATGGCACGCACTGACAACGACACGTGGGACCTGGCATCGAGCGTAGGAGCGACCGCGACTCTGGTCGCCGCGGCCCGCGCTCTCGCCACCAATTCCGAAAACCCGATCATCGACGACCCGTTCGCCGCTCCCCTGGTCCGCGCCGTCGGGGTCGAGTTCTTCACCAAGCTGGTCGACGGCGCCGCCGATCCCGACCAGTCCAGCGCCGGCTACAGCCCGACCATGGCGCAGCTGACCAACGGCATGGCGGCGCGCACCCGATTCTTCGACGACTTCTTCCGGGACGCCGGCAAGGCCGGTATCCGGCAGGCCGTCATCCTGGCGGCGGGCCTCGACTCGCGCGCCTACCGCCTGGTGTGGCCGGCGGGCACCGTCGTCTACGAGATCGACCAGCCCGACGTCATCGAGTTCAAGTCCAAGACCCTGTCGGATCTGGACGCGGCACCGACCACCGAACGGCGCACGGTGGCGATCGACCTGCGTGAGGACTGGCCGGCCGCACTTCGCGCCGCCGGTCTGGACCCCACCAAGCCCACCGCGTGGATCGCCGAGGGACTGTTCGGCTACCTGCCGCCCGAAGCGCAGGACCGGTTGCTCGACCAGATTTCCGAACTGTCCGCACCGGGTAGCCGCATGGGCGCCGAAGGCGTGCCGGCCACGCCGGACCTCGATGAGGACGCCGTGCGCGAGCGCATGAAGGCCGCATCGGAGCACTGGCGCGATCAAGGCTTCGATCTCGACTTCAGCGATCTGGTCTACCTCGGCGACCGCGCCGACGTGGACACCTACCTGCAGGGTCACGGCTGGCAGACCACCGCCGTCACCTCCAACGAACTGCTGGTCCGCAACGGCCTGCCGGCCGTCGAGGCCGACCCGAACGGCCAGCCCTCCATGGGCGAGGTCAACTACGTCACCGCAGTGCGCTGA
- a CDS encoding class I SAM-dependent methyltransferase: MTRTDSDTWDLASSVGATATMVATARALATKEAEPLIRDPYADPLVRAVGVEFFIKLLDGQIDLTGEVGTAAAMMTNLMAVRTKFFDDFFTSATAAGIRQAVILAAGLDSRAYRLDWPAGTVVYEIDQPEVIAAKTGTMAQIGATPTCERRTVAIDLREDWPAALRAAGFDPAAPTAWIAEGLLIYLPPEAQDKLFDNITALSAPGSRLATEFHTDHGAGMRERGAAMSERWRGAGLDLNLTDLWYQGERTSVVEHLDVSGWNTTARPRLEVFAEYGRPLAETEDTAALRNSLSVTAIKN; the protein is encoded by the coding sequence ATGACCCGCACCGACAGCGACACCTGGGATCTGGCCTCGAGCGTGGGCGCCACCGCCACGATGGTGGCGACCGCCCGCGCCCTGGCGACGAAGGAAGCGGAGCCGCTCATCCGCGATCCGTACGCCGACCCGCTGGTGCGGGCCGTCGGGGTGGAGTTCTTCATCAAGCTGCTCGACGGGCAGATCGATCTCACCGGTGAGGTCGGGACGGCCGCCGCCATGATGACCAACCTGATGGCGGTCCGGACGAAGTTCTTCGACGACTTCTTCACTTCCGCCACCGCTGCCGGCATCCGGCAGGCCGTCATCCTGGCGGCGGGCCTCGACTCGCGGGCCTACCGGCTGGACTGGCCGGCCGGCACCGTCGTCTACGAGATCGACCAGCCCGAGGTGATCGCCGCCAAGACCGGGACCATGGCGCAGATCGGCGCCACACCGACCTGCGAACGCCGCACCGTCGCGATCGATCTGCGCGAGGACTGGCCGGCCGCGCTGCGCGCCGCCGGATTCGATCCCGCGGCGCCGACGGCCTGGATCGCCGAGGGGCTGCTGATCTATCTGCCGCCCGAGGCGCAGGACAAGCTGTTCGACAACATCACCGCGCTGTCGGCGCCGGGCAGTCGCCTGGCCACCGAATTCCACACCGACCACGGCGCCGGCATGCGTGAGCGCGGCGCGGCCATGAGCGAGCGGTGGCGCGGCGCGGGCCTCGACCTCAACCTGACCGATCTCTGGTACCAGGGCGAGCGCACCTCGGTGGTCGAGCACCTGGATGTCAGTGGCTGGAATACCACGGCCCGCCCTCGCCTTGAAGTTTTCGCCGAGTACGGCCGTCCCCTCGCCGAGACCGAAGACACGGCGGCACTGCGTAATTCACTGTCCGTGACGGCCATCAAGAACTAG
- a CDS encoding class I SAM-dependent methyltransferase, with product MTRTDGDSWDLASSVGATATMVAGQRAIAHREQLIDDPYAEPLVRAVGLDFFTKALDGEIDLSDVNPAFTPRRAAEGMTVRTRWFDQLFLDAAATGVRQAVILAAGLDARAYRLPWPDGTVVFEVDQPEVIEFKSTTLASLGASPTATRRTVAVDLRDDWMQALRDNGFDPEAPTAWIAEGLLIYLPPEAQDRLFDNITALSAPGSFVATEQVGDLSSAFDDERMQQMRDRMKALGSNIEMADLIYEGDRNHVTDYLTSLGWDVTARSVEEAHADNGFQYPDDELSRAWTQLKYVRAVLNRKA from the coding sequence ATGACACGAACTGACGGAGATTCCTGGGACCTGGCCTCGAGCGTCGGGGCCACCGCGACCATGGTCGCGGGGCAGCGTGCCATCGCCCACCGCGAGCAGCTGATCGACGACCCGTACGCCGAGCCGCTGGTGCGGGCCGTCGGGCTGGACTTCTTCACCAAGGCGCTCGACGGCGAGATCGACCTGAGCGACGTGAACCCGGCCTTCACCCCGCGACGCGCGGCCGAAGGGATGACGGTCCGCACCCGCTGGTTCGACCAGCTGTTCCTCGACGCGGCTGCCACCGGCGTACGGCAGGCCGTGATCCTGGCCGCCGGTCTGGACGCGCGCGCCTACCGGCTGCCGTGGCCAGACGGCACCGTCGTCTTCGAGGTGGACCAGCCCGAGGTCATCGAGTTCAAGTCGACGACGCTCGCGAGCCTCGGCGCCTCCCCCACCGCGACCCGGCGCACCGTCGCCGTCGACCTGCGCGACGACTGGATGCAGGCGCTGCGGGACAACGGTTTCGACCCCGAGGCGCCCACCGCGTGGATCGCCGAAGGGCTGCTCATCTACCTGCCGCCGGAGGCCCAGGACCGGTTGTTCGACAACATCACCGCACTGTCGGCGCCCGGCAGCTTCGTGGCCACCGAGCAGGTCGGCGATCTGAGCTCCGCGTTCGACGACGAGCGCATGCAGCAGATGCGCGACCGGATGAAGGCCCTCGGTTCGAACATCGAGATGGCCGACCTCATCTACGAGGGCGACCGCAACCATGTCACCGATTACCTGACGAGCCTCGGCTGGGACGTCACCGCGCGGTCGGTCGAAGAGGCGCACGCCGACAACGGTTTCCAGTACCCGGACGACGAACTGTCCCGGGCCTGGACCCAGCTGAAATACGTCCGCGCAGTCCTGAACCGGAAGGCCTGA
- a CDS encoding class I SAM-dependent methyltransferase: MARTHGDSWDLASSVGATATLVATGRAIASTHEHGLIDDPFAAPLVRAVGIEAFTKMVDGELDLAVLDAVAPDAAARARANIDEMAVRTRFFDDYFMAAVGGDSAGVAASSEIRQAVILASGLDARAYRLAWPESTVVYEIDQPEVIEFKTRTLAGLGAEPTAERRTVPIDLREDWPAALRAAGFDPSRPTAWLAEGLLIYLPPEAQDKLFDNIHELSAPGSAVATEFVPGLKAFDADKAREAAAGFQQLGLNMDMPSLVYHGERHSAADYLAAKGWQTAGIGRVDLHARHGLTATVLGDDDPMREIIYISGTLG; the protein is encoded by the coding sequence ATGGCCCGGACACACGGAGACAGCTGGGACCTGGCCTCGAGCGTGGGCGCGACGGCCACGCTGGTCGCGACGGGGCGGGCGATCGCGAGCACCCACGAACACGGTTTGATCGACGATCCGTTCGCGGCGCCGCTGGTGCGTGCCGTCGGGATCGAGGCGTTCACCAAGATGGTCGACGGCGAACTGGACCTGGCCGTCCTCGACGCCGTCGCCCCGGATGCGGCGGCGCGGGCGCGCGCCAACATCGACGAAATGGCCGTGCGCACAAGGTTTTTCGACGACTACTTCATGGCCGCTGTAGGCGGCGATTCGGCCGGGGTCGCCGCGTCCTCGGAAATCCGGCAGGCGGTGATCCTGGCCTCCGGGCTGGACGCGCGCGCCTACCGGCTGGCGTGGCCCGAGAGCACGGTGGTCTACGAGATCGACCAGCCCGAGGTCATCGAGTTCAAGACCCGGACCCTGGCCGGCCTCGGCGCCGAACCCACGGCCGAACGCCGGACCGTCCCGATCGATCTGCGTGAGGATTGGCCGGCGGCGTTGCGTGCGGCGGGCTTCGACCCGAGCCGGCCGACGGCGTGGTTGGCCGAAGGTCTGCTCATCTACCTGCCGCCGGAGGCCCAGGACAAGCTGTTCGACAACATTCACGAGCTCAGTGCCCCCGGCAGCGCCGTGGCCACCGAATTCGTGCCGGGCCTCAAGGCTTTCGACGCCGACAAGGCGCGCGAGGCCGCCGCGGGATTCCAGCAGCTCGGCTTGAACATGGATATGCCGTCGCTGGTCTACCACGGCGAAAGGCACTCCGCCGCAGACTATCTGGCGGCCAAGGGCTGGCAGACCGCTGGCATCGGCCGGGTGGATCTGCATGCCCGGCACGGCCTGACGGCAACGGTCCTCGGCGACGACGACCCGATGCGCGAAATCATCTACATCAGCGGCACTCTCGGCTGA